From the Micromonospora sediminicola genome, one window contains:
- a CDS encoding maleylpyruvate isomerase family mycothiol-dependent enzyme produces MSRLHHTKDFWIGALRTEGPAFAAAVSEAPPETPVLSCPGWTVTDLAHHLTRTYVWAGTVLSAGSTSRPERRDPEPPAGLTPAQWYVQEYERLNALFDALDPEAPAWNFAPQPKKAGFWPRRMAHETAVHRWDAQLAIAAGEPIEAKLAADGVSEVLDTWLPAGRRTRPGQWHGVVQLTATDAAQEWYLRLRGEGIALLDTATILDHDDHRARAQVTGTASDLLLALMGRVSFDTLGVAGDRGLLDGLRVG; encoded by the coding sequence ATGAGCAGACTGCACCACACGAAGGACTTCTGGATCGGCGCGCTGCGGACGGAGGGTCCGGCCTTCGCCGCGGCGGTGTCGGAGGCGCCTCCCGAGACACCGGTGCTGTCCTGTCCCGGCTGGACGGTCACCGATCTCGCCCATCACCTGACCAGGACCTACGTCTGGGCGGGCACGGTGCTGAGCGCCGGTTCCACCAGCCGGCCGGAGCGGCGCGACCCGGAGCCGCCGGCCGGTCTGACCCCGGCCCAGTGGTATGTCCAGGAGTACGAGCGCCTGAACGCGCTCTTCGACGCGCTGGACCCGGAGGCACCGGCCTGGAACTTCGCGCCCCAGCCGAAGAAGGCCGGTTTCTGGCCGCGCCGGATGGCGCACGAGACGGCGGTGCACCGGTGGGACGCCCAGCTGGCCATCGCGGCGGGTGAGCCGATCGAGGCCAAGCTCGCCGCCGACGGGGTGAGCGAGGTGCTCGACACCTGGCTGCCGGCCGGCCGGCGGACCCGACCGGGCCAGTGGCACGGCGTGGTGCAGCTGACCGCGACGGACGCCGCGCAGGAGTGGTACCTGCGGCTGCGTGGCGAGGGGATCGCGCTGCTGGACACCGCGACGATCCTGGACCACGACGACCACCGGGCCCGCGCCCAGGTCACCGGCACCGCCAGCGACCTGCTGCTGGCGCTGATGGGCCGGGTCAGCTTCGACACGTTGGGGGTGGCCGGCGACCGCGGCCTGCTGGACGGCCTGCGGGTGGGCTGA
- a CDS encoding ABC transporter substrate-binding protein yields MLTFTRRRLAAVALVAATALLGTTGCGGGDEAASDGPITLTVDTFGQLGYADLYQEYMASHPDVKIVERGTGSNLDEYSPKLTQWLAAGKGAGDIVAIEEGLLVEYKANPQNFVNLLDHGAGELKGNFLDWKWNQGLTADGKQLIGLGTDVGGMAMCYRKDLFAKAGLPTDREAVSKLWPTWQDYIRVGEQFTAKKTGAAFLDAATNTFNTILLQNAGNTTGYSYYDTSNNLVVGSNPAVRQAYDTTVDIIDSGLSGKYGSWSEEWVSAFKQSKFATIACPAWMTGVIEGNAGPAAKGKWDIAQIPGNGGNWGGSFLAVPKQSKHQAEAIELAKFLTSAKGQIGAFKAKGPLPSSPQALADPAILDSKNAYFSEAPVGKIFAEGAKSLKPVYMGPKNQAVRTEVENAVRTVELGKRSPQQGWTDAVANAEKAAAK; encoded by the coding sequence ATGCTCACCTTCACGCGCCGTCGACTGGCGGCGGTGGCCCTGGTCGCCGCCACCGCACTGCTCGGCACCACCGGCTGCGGCGGCGGCGACGAGGCCGCCTCCGACGGGCCGATCACCCTCACCGTCGACACCTTCGGCCAGCTCGGCTACGCGGATCTCTACCAGGAGTACATGGCCAGCCACCCCGACGTGAAGATCGTCGAGCGGGGCACCGGCAGCAACCTCGACGAGTACTCGCCCAAGCTCACCCAGTGGCTCGCCGCGGGCAAGGGCGCCGGCGACATCGTGGCCATCGAGGAGGGGCTGCTGGTCGAGTACAAGGCCAACCCGCAGAACTTCGTCAACCTGCTCGACCACGGCGCGGGCGAGCTGAAGGGCAACTTCCTCGACTGGAAGTGGAACCAGGGCCTCACCGCCGACGGCAAGCAGCTCATCGGCCTCGGCACCGACGTCGGCGGTATGGCCATGTGCTACCGCAAGGACCTGTTCGCCAAGGCCGGGCTGCCCACCGACCGGGAGGCCGTGTCCAAGCTCTGGCCCACCTGGCAGGACTACATCCGGGTCGGCGAGCAGTTCACCGCGAAGAAGACCGGTGCCGCGTTCCTCGACGCCGCGACGAACACGTTCAACACCATCCTGCTCCAGAACGCCGGCAACACCACCGGCTACAGCTACTACGACACCAGCAACAACCTGGTCGTGGGCAGCAACCCGGCGGTACGCCAGGCGTACGACACCACCGTGGACATCATCGACTCCGGCCTCTCCGGCAAGTACGGCTCCTGGTCGGAGGAGTGGGTCTCCGCCTTCAAGCAGTCGAAGTTCGCCACCATCGCCTGCCCGGCCTGGATGACCGGGGTGATCGAGGGCAACGCCGGCCCGGCCGCCAAGGGCAAGTGGGACATCGCCCAGATCCCCGGCAACGGCGGCAACTGGGGCGGCTCGTTCCTCGCCGTGCCGAAGCAGAGCAAGCACCAGGCCGAGGCGATCGAGCTGGCCAAGTTCCTGACCAGCGCCAAGGGTCAGATCGGCGCGTTCAAGGCGAAGGGCCCGCTGCCCTCGTCGCCGCAGGCGCTGGCCGACCCGGCGATCCTCGACTCGAAGAACGCCTACTTCTCCGAGGCCCCCGTCGGCAAGATCTTCGCCGAGGGCGCCAAGAGCCTGAAGCCGGTCTACATGGGCCCGAAGAACCAGGCCGTCCGCACCGAGGTGGAGAACGCCGTGCGCACCGTGGAGCTGGGCAAGCGCTCCCCGCAGCAGGGCTGGACCGACGCGGTCGCCAACGCCGAGAAGGCCGCCGCCAAGTAA
- a CDS encoding SAM-dependent methyltransferase: MEPRRPLGVVTRGTTSPNRLRRVDNWIVETCGDALRAAADPLVVDLGYGATPVTPLELRARLAARVRADVRVVGLEIDPVRVAAAEPAADPPGLTFARGGFELAGLRPALVRAFNVLRQYDESEVADAWRTVTGRLAPGGLLVEGTCDELGRLGAWVLLDAAGPRTLTLAAKLTALESPATLAERLPKALIHRNVPGERVHDLLDALEQAWRSAAGYAPFGPRQRWLRAVATVQESGWPVQNTPRSWRHGYLTLPWPTVAPS, from the coding sequence GTGGAACCGCGCCGGCCGCTCGGGGTGGTCACCCGGGGCACGACGAGTCCGAACCGGCTCCGGCGGGTGGACAACTGGATCGTCGAGACCTGCGGGGACGCGCTGCGCGCCGCCGCCGACCCGCTCGTGGTGGACCTGGGCTACGGCGCCACCCCGGTCACCCCGCTCGAACTGCGGGCCCGGCTCGCCGCCCGGGTCCGCGCGGACGTGCGGGTGGTCGGGCTGGAGATCGATCCGGTACGCGTGGCCGCCGCCGAGCCGGCCGCGGACCCGCCCGGGCTCACGTTCGCCCGGGGCGGCTTCGAGCTGGCCGGGTTGCGCCCGGCGTTGGTGCGGGCCTTCAACGTGCTGCGCCAGTACGACGAGAGCGAGGTGGCCGACGCCTGGCGGACGGTCACCGGACGGCTGGCGCCGGGCGGGCTGCTGGTCGAGGGGACCTGCGACGAACTGGGTCGGCTCGGCGCGTGGGTGCTGCTCGACGCGGCCGGACCGCGCACGCTCACGCTGGCCGCGAAGCTGACCGCGCTGGAGAGCCCGGCGACGCTGGCCGAGCGGCTGCCGAAGGCGCTCATCCACCGCAACGTGCCCGGTGAGCGCGTGCACGACCTGCTCGACGCGCTGGAGCAGGCCTGGCGCTCAGCCGCCGGCTATGCCCCCTTCGGCCCCCGGCAGCGCTGGCTGCGCGCCGTCGCGACGGTGCAGGAGTCGGGCTGGCCGGTCCAGAACACCCCCCGATCCTGGCGCCACGGCTACCTCACCCTCCCCTGGCCCACCGTCGCCCCGTCCTGA
- the mshA gene encoding D-inositol-3-phosphate glycosyltransferase — protein MAELHTGVGRQRGALPWPRPRRIATLSVHTSPLHQPGTGDAGGMNVYILEVARRLAEADVEVEIFTRATSGDLPPVVEMAPGVTVRHVTAGPLEGLTKEELPGQLCAFTAGVLRAEAARPPGHYDLIHSHYWLSGQVGWLAKERWGVPLVHTAHTLAKVKNARLAVGDRPEPKARVIGEEQVVTEADRLVANTRVEARDLLDRYAAEPGRVAVVEPGVDLDRFRPAAGDREAATRAARRRLGLPTDGHVVAFVGRIQPLKAPDVLVRAVAALREREPALADEVTVVICGGPSGSGLDRPTALMELAHSLGVADRVRFLPPQTGDRLPDLYRAADLVAVPSHNESFGLVALEAQACGTPVLAAAVGGLVTAVRDGVSGMLIDGHDPVDWARALARLLPDRLRRASLARGAERHARAFSWQRTVSGLLAVYGEAITEHRARLAGRLGDPALTCSW, from the coding sequence GTGGCGGAGTTGCACACCGGTGTCGGTCGTCAGCGCGGTGCCCTGCCGTGGCCTCGGCCGCGCCGCATCGCCACCCTCTCGGTGCACACCTCGCCGCTGCACCAGCCGGGCACGGGCGACGCGGGCGGGATGAACGTCTACATCCTGGAGGTCGCCCGACGCCTGGCCGAGGCCGACGTCGAGGTGGAGATCTTCACCCGGGCCACCTCCGGCGACCTGCCCCCGGTGGTGGAGATGGCGCCCGGGGTGACCGTCCGGCACGTCACCGCCGGGCCGCTGGAGGGGCTGACCAAGGAGGAGCTGCCCGGTCAGCTCTGCGCGTTCACCGCCGGTGTGCTGCGGGCCGAGGCGGCCCGACCGCCCGGCCACTACGACCTGATCCACTCGCACTACTGGCTCTCCGGCCAGGTCGGCTGGCTGGCCAAGGAGCGCTGGGGCGTACCGCTGGTGCACACCGCGCACACCCTGGCCAAGGTCAAGAACGCCCGGCTCGCCGTCGGGGACCGGCCCGAGCCGAAGGCCCGGGTGATCGGTGAGGAGCAGGTGGTCACCGAGGCCGACCGGCTGGTCGCCAACACCCGGGTGGAGGCCCGTGACCTGCTCGACCGGTACGCCGCCGAGCCCGGCCGGGTGGCCGTGGTGGAGCCGGGCGTGGACCTGGACCGGTTCCGTCCCGCCGCCGGTGACCGGGAGGCCGCGACCCGCGCCGCCCGCCGCCGCCTCGGTTTGCCGACCGACGGGCACGTGGTGGCGTTCGTCGGCCGGATCCAGCCGCTCAAGGCGCCGGACGTGCTGGTCCGCGCGGTGGCCGCGCTGCGCGAGCGGGAGCCCGCGCTGGCCGACGAGGTGACCGTGGTGATCTGCGGCGGCCCGAGCGGCAGCGGCCTGGACCGGCCGACCGCCCTGATGGAGCTGGCCCACTCGTTGGGCGTCGCCGACCGGGTGCGCTTCCTTCCGCCGCAGACCGGCGACCGCCTGCCCGATCTCTACCGCGCCGCCGACCTGGTCGCCGTGCCGTCGCACAACGAGTCCTTCGGGCTGGTCGCGCTGGAGGCACAGGCGTGCGGCACGCCGGTGCTGGCCGCCGCCGTGGGCGGGCTGGTCACCGCCGTACGCGACGGGGTCAGCGGGATGCTCATCGACGGGCACGACCCGGTCGACTGGGCGCGGGCGCTGGCCCGCCTGCTGCCCGACCGGCTGCGTCGCGCCTCGCTGGCCCGGGGCGCCGAGCGGCACGCCCGCGCCTTCTCCTGGCAGCGGACCGTCTCCGGGCTGCTCGCGGTCTACGGGGAGGCGATCACCGAGCACCGGGCCCGGCTGGCCGGCCGGCTCGGTGACCCGGCCCTCACCTGTTCCTGGTGA
- a CDS encoding MDR family MFS transporter codes for MRGLRRWWDDTAGGLPATFWYLWSGLLINRAGAFALLFLSLYLTAARGASPSLAGLVVGAYGIGGAAGTLLGGVLADRWGRRATLLAAHLTAAGLMAALAFSRHLAVIAVLAALVGVAHSMPSPAFVAAIVDVVPEARRSRAFNLQFWAFNLGMAVASLLAGVLAEASFLALFLVDAGATLAAAVVIALKVPETLTRRPAVTPRAVVGRRPGLHTALTDRTFLTFVGLTFLLAVLTMQTSTIMPLAMRADGLRPSAYGLVVALGGALIVAGQLFVPRLIEPYRRSTVLAVSTGLMALGFGALTVADGLPLYLGAAVVWTVGQMLAAPPNAQINADLAPPELRARYQSVFYLTFPAASFVAPALGGLSLEHLGERHWLVVGGLGLVAAAGHLLAGPPRERRVAALRAATRRPVRAAR; via the coding sequence GTGCGCGGCCTGCGGCGCTGGTGGGACGACACGGCCGGCGGCCTGCCCGCCACCTTCTGGTACCTCTGGTCCGGCCTGCTGATCAACCGGGCCGGCGCGTTCGCGCTGCTGTTCCTCTCGCTCTACCTGACCGCCGCGCGGGGCGCCTCGCCGTCGCTGGCCGGGCTGGTGGTCGGCGCGTACGGCATCGGGGGCGCGGCCGGCACGCTGCTCGGCGGGGTGTTGGCGGACCGGTGGGGCCGGCGGGCCACGCTGCTCGCCGCGCACCTCACGGCGGCCGGACTGATGGCGGCGCTGGCGTTCAGCCGGCACCTCGCGGTGATCGCCGTGCTCGCCGCCCTGGTCGGGGTGGCGCACTCGATGCCCAGCCCGGCGTTCGTCGCGGCCATCGTGGACGTGGTGCCGGAGGCCCGCCGGTCCCGCGCCTTCAACCTCCAGTTCTGGGCGTTCAACCTGGGCATGGCGGTGGCGTCGCTGCTGGCCGGGGTGCTCGCCGAGGCGAGTTTCCTGGCGCTGTTCCTGGTCGACGCCGGAGCCACCCTGGCGGCGGCCGTGGTGATCGCGCTGAAGGTGCCGGAGACACTCACCCGCCGGCCGGCGGTCACTCCGCGCGCGGTGGTGGGGCGGCGTCCCGGGCTGCACACCGCGCTGACCGACCGCACCTTCCTCACCTTCGTCGGGCTGACCTTCCTGCTGGCCGTGCTGACCATGCAGACGTCGACCATCATGCCGCTGGCGATGCGCGCGGACGGGCTGCGCCCGTCGGCGTACGGGCTGGTGGTGGCGCTGGGCGGGGCGCTGATCGTGGCCGGGCAGCTCTTCGTCCCACGGCTGATCGAGCCGTACCGCAGGTCGACGGTGCTGGCCGTGTCCACCGGCCTGATGGCGCTCGGGTTCGGCGCGCTGACCGTCGCCGACGGGCTGCCGCTCTATCTCGGCGCGGCAGTGGTCTGGACGGTCGGGCAGATGCTCGCCGCGCCGCCGAACGCGCAGATCAACGCGGACCTGGCCCCGCCCGAGCTACGGGCCCGTTACCAGTCGGTGTTCTACCTGACGTTCCCGGCGGCGTCGTTCGTGGCGCCGGCGCTCGGCGGACTGAGCCTGGAGCACCTCGGCGAGCGGCACTGGCTGGTGGTGGGCGGGTTGGGCCTGGTCGCCGCGGCCGGGCACCTGCTCGCCGGGCCGCCTCGGGAGCGCCGGGTCGCGGCGCTGCGGGCGGCGACCCGGCGCCCGGTCCGCGCCGCGCGCTGA
- a CDS encoding UDP-N-acetylmuramate dehydrogenase, translating into MSDVYAEPTTAAGPTDPASLARYTTLRLGGPAGRLEIATDADEIVRKVREAEAREEAVLVLAGGSNVVIGDQGFPGTVVLVRSRGFRVVASEGDTVTVRVAAGEPWDDLVAATVERGWSGLECLSGIPGSAGATPIQNVGAYGQEVAETIVAVEAYDRTHHEVVRMAAADCGFSYRGSIFKYSDRWVVLSVDFRLTRSPLSGPVRYAELARALGVEVGDRVPLADARATVRRLRAGKGMVLDAADPDTWSVGSFFTNPVLEREAYELLRERAADLGEPPHWPGAGDVVKVSAAWLIDKAGFGKGYAGPEGVAISGKHTLALTNRSGAASTAALVALAREIRDGVHARFGVPLHPEPVLINCTI; encoded by the coding sequence GTGTCAGACGTCTACGCCGAACCGACGACCGCCGCCGGCCCGACCGATCCGGCCTCCCTGGCGCGTTACACCACGCTACGCCTCGGCGGTCCGGCCGGCCGGCTGGAGATCGCCACCGACGCCGACGAGATCGTGCGGAAGGTGCGCGAGGCCGAGGCCCGCGAGGAGGCCGTGCTGGTGCTCGCCGGCGGCAGCAACGTGGTGATCGGCGACCAGGGTTTCCCGGGCACCGTCGTGCTCGTCCGCTCACGCGGGTTCCGGGTCGTCGCCTCCGAGGGCGACACCGTCACGGTACGTGTCGCCGCCGGCGAGCCCTGGGACGACCTGGTCGCGGCCACCGTCGAACGCGGCTGGTCCGGGCTGGAGTGCCTCTCCGGCATTCCCGGTTCGGCCGGCGCGACGCCGATCCAGAACGTCGGCGCGTACGGCCAGGAGGTGGCCGAGACGATCGTCGCCGTCGAGGCGTACGACCGCACGCACCACGAGGTGGTGCGGATGGCGGCGGCGGACTGCGGGTTCTCCTACCGGGGCAGCATCTTCAAGTACAGCGACCGCTGGGTCGTGCTCTCGGTCGACTTCCGGCTCACCCGCTCGCCGCTCTCCGGGCCGGTCCGCTACGCCGAGCTGGCCCGGGCGCTCGGCGTCGAGGTGGGCGACCGGGTGCCGCTGGCCGACGCCCGGGCCACCGTGCGCCGGCTGCGGGCGGGCAAGGGCATGGTGCTCGACGCGGCGGACCCGGACACCTGGTCGGTGGGCTCGTTCTTCACCAACCCGGTGCTGGAGCGCGAGGCGTACGAGCTGCTCCGGGAGCGCGCGGCCGACCTCGGCGAGCCGCCGCACTGGCCCGGCGCCGGCGACGTGGTGAAGGTCAGCGCCGCCTGGCTGATCGACAAGGCCGGCTTCGGCAAGGGGTACGCCGGCCCGGAGGGCGTCGCCATCTCCGGCAAGCACACGTTGGCGCTGACGAACCGCTCCGGCGCGGCCAGCACCGCCGCCCTGGTGGCCCTGGCCCGCGAGATCCGCGACGGCGTGCACGCCCGGTTCGGCGTGCCCCTGCACCCCGAGCCCGTCCTGATCAACTGCACCATCTGA
- a CDS encoding SDR family NAD(P)-dependent oxidoreductase, which yields MTSVAIVTGASSGIGAATARRLAAEGFHVLAAARRTDRLAALVAEIEAAGGAATAVACDVTSDESVAGLAAAADAAPGPVTLLVNNAGGARGLDPVETADVRDWQWMYDVNVLGTLRVTKALLPALERSGAGTVVIVSSTAGHVVYEGGGGYTAAKHAQTAVAGTLRLELCGRPVRVVEIDPGMVRTEEFGLVRFGGDADRAEAVYAGVAEPLVADDVADCVAWCATRPHHVNIDQLVVRPLAQAAQHKVHRTS from the coding sequence ATGACCTCAGTCGCCATCGTCACCGGAGCGTCCAGCGGGATCGGGGCGGCCACCGCCCGCCGGCTGGCCGCCGAGGGTTTCCACGTGCTCGCCGCCGCGCGGCGTACCGACCGGCTGGCCGCGCTGGTCGCCGAGATCGAGGCGGCCGGCGGCGCGGCCACCGCGGTGGCGTGCGACGTGACCTCGGACGAGTCCGTCGCCGGCCTGGCCGCCGCCGCCGACGCCGCGCCCGGGCCGGTCACCCTGCTGGTGAACAACGCCGGCGGCGCGCGCGGCCTGGACCCGGTCGAGACCGCCGACGTACGCGACTGGCAGTGGATGTACGACGTCAACGTGCTCGGCACGCTGCGGGTCACCAAGGCGCTGCTGCCCGCGCTGGAACGGTCCGGCGCGGGCACCGTGGTGATCGTCAGCTCCACCGCCGGCCACGTCGTCTACGAGGGCGGCGGCGGCTACACGGCCGCGAAGCACGCGCAGACGGCGGTCGCCGGCACGCTGCGGCTGGAGCTGTGCGGCCGGCCGGTCCGGGTGGTCGAGATCGACCCGGGCATGGTGCGGACCGAGGAGTTCGGCCTGGTCCGGTTCGGCGGGGACGCGGACCGCGCCGAGGCGGTCTACGCCGGCGTCGCCGAACCGCTGGTCGCCGACGACGTGGCCGACTGCGTCGCCTGGTGCGCCACCCGGCCGCACCACGTCAACATCGACCAACTCGTGGTGCGCCCGCTGGCCCAGGCCGCCCAGCACAAGGTGCACCGGACGTCCTGA
- a CDS encoding carbohydrate ABC transporter permease has protein sequence MAVQLDARPPVAPAPRHSRPARGARLSRFDTKYSPYLYIAPFFLLFGVFGAYPLAYTFWVSLHDWDLLGAEHPFIGFDNYSQLLADPDFWHSVVNTLGIFVISTVPQLLAALWLANLLNRQLRARTTWRMAVLVPNVTSTAAVAIVFAVLFGRDFGMINWLLDHVGVSAIDWKANRFAAWVAISTMVDWRWTGYNALIFLAAMQAIPRDLYESASIDGAGRARQFWSITVPLLKPTIVFAVIVSTIGGLQLFTEPRMFNSGTNAIRGGPLRESQTVTMYMFENAFAPHYNFGYGSAIAWLLFALIAIVAAINVLLLRRLGGGSRKEVSR, from the coding sequence ATGGCCGTCCAGCTCGACGCCCGCCCGCCGGTCGCACCGGCACCCCGACACAGCCGTCCCGCACGGGGCGCCCGGCTCAGCCGGTTCGACACGAAGTACTCGCCCTACCTCTACATCGCCCCGTTCTTCCTGCTCTTCGGCGTCTTCGGGGCCTACCCGCTGGCGTACACGTTCTGGGTCTCGCTGCACGACTGGGACCTGCTCGGCGCCGAGCACCCGTTCATCGGGTTCGACAACTACAGCCAGCTGCTCGCCGACCCGGACTTCTGGCACTCCGTGGTCAACACGCTGGGCATCTTCGTCATCTCCACCGTCCCGCAGCTGCTGGCCGCGCTCTGGCTGGCCAACCTGCTCAACCGACAGCTGCGCGCCCGCACCACGTGGCGGATGGCGGTGCTGGTCCCGAACGTCACCTCGACCGCCGCGGTGGCGATCGTCTTCGCGGTGCTCTTCGGACGCGACTTCGGCATGATCAACTGGCTGCTCGACCACGTCGGGGTGAGCGCGATCGACTGGAAGGCGAACAGGTTCGCCGCCTGGGTCGCCATCTCCACCATGGTCGACTGGCGGTGGACCGGCTACAACGCGCTGATCTTCCTGGCCGCCATGCAGGCCATCCCGCGCGACCTGTACGAATCGGCGTCGATCGACGGCGCCGGCCGGGCCCGGCAGTTCTGGTCGATCACCGTGCCGCTGCTCAAGCCGACGATCGTCTTCGCGGTCATCGTCTCCACCATCGGCGGCCTCCAGCTCTTCACCGAGCCCCGGATGTTCAACTCCGGCACCAACGCGATCCGCGGCGGGCCGCTGCGCGAGTCGCAGACGGTGACCATGTACATGTTCGAGAACGCCTTCGCCCCGCACTACAACTTCGGCTACGGCTCGGCCATCGCCTGGCTGCTCTTCGCGCTGATCGCGATCGTCGCGGCGATCAACGTCCTGCTCCTGCGCCGGCTCGGCGGCGGCTCCCGCAAGGAGGTCTCCCGATGA
- a CDS encoding YbjN domain-containing protein — translation MSRRSEVAALIEAVCAERELEWEATGEASYAVTLPGTHKLKTICNLIVGEHALRIEAFVMRQPDERREELWAWLLQRNARMYGVSFSIDTVGDVYLTGRVNLAGLDADELDRLFGSVLTYADESFDSMLEIGFGTAIRREWEWRVKRGESTANLAAFAHLFEPSTPAGSAAGGSESS, via the coding sequence ATGAGCCGCAGGAGTGAGGTCGCCGCGCTGATCGAGGCCGTCTGTGCCGAACGGGAGCTGGAGTGGGAAGCCACCGGCGAGGCGTCGTACGCGGTGACCCTGCCCGGCACGCACAAGCTCAAGACGATCTGCAACCTGATCGTCGGTGAGCACGCGCTGCGGATCGAGGCGTTCGTGATGCGCCAGCCCGACGAGCGGCGCGAGGAGCTGTGGGCCTGGCTGTTGCAGCGCAACGCGCGGATGTACGGCGTCTCGTTCTCCATCGACACGGTCGGCGACGTCTACCTGACCGGCCGGGTCAACCTGGCCGGGCTCGACGCCGACGAGCTGGACCGGCTCTTCGGCTCGGTGCTGACCTACGCCGACGAGTCGTTCGACAGCATGCTGGAGATCGGGTTCGGCACCGCCATCCGGCGGGAGTGGGAGTGGCGGGTCAAGCGGGGCGAGTCGACCGCCAACCTGGCCGCGTTCGCCCACCTCTTCGAGCCCTCGACGCCGGCCGGCTCGGCCGCCGGAGGTTCGGAGTCCTCCTGA
- a CDS encoding carbohydrate ABC transporter permease, with translation MNRLWSASRLTYLALTISALLSIFPIYWMFVVASRTSDAMGQVPPPLTPGGNLGANIARLFDNTDAYFLTGLINSTIVAVTVTVSVVFFSTLAGFAFAKLRFRGRNALLLAIIATMMVPTQLGVIPLYLLMTKLNWNDRLPAVIVPALVTGFGVFMMRQYAGQAVSTELIEAARMDGCNTARIYWNVVLPALRPAAAVLGLLTFMTTWNDFLWPYAVLNDPENPTVQLSLRALSDGYYQDMSQVFTGTAIATLPLLLVFVVFGRQIIGGIMEGAVKA, from the coding sequence ATGAACCGCCTCTGGTCGGCCAGCCGACTCACCTACCTGGCGCTGACCATCTCCGCGCTGCTGTCGATCTTCCCGATCTACTGGATGTTCGTGGTGGCCAGCCGCACCAGCGACGCGATGGGGCAGGTGCCACCCCCGCTGACCCCCGGCGGCAACCTCGGTGCCAACATCGCCCGGCTGTTCGACAACACCGATGCCTACTTCCTCACCGGCCTGATCAACTCGACGATCGTGGCCGTCACGGTGACCGTCTCGGTGGTCTTCTTCTCCACCCTGGCCGGGTTCGCGTTCGCCAAGCTGCGCTTCCGCGGCCGCAACGCGCTGCTGCTGGCGATCATCGCCACCATGATGGTCCCCACCCAGCTCGGCGTCATCCCGCTCTACCTGCTGATGACGAAGCTCAACTGGAACGACCGGCTGCCCGCCGTGATCGTGCCGGCGCTGGTCACCGGCTTCGGCGTGTTCATGATGCGCCAGTACGCCGGCCAGGCGGTCAGCACCGAGCTGATCGAGGCGGCCCGGATGGACGGCTGCAACACCGCGCGGATCTACTGGAACGTGGTGCTGCCCGCGCTGCGCCCGGCCGCCGCCGTGCTCGGCCTGCTCACGTTCATGACCACCTGGAACGACTTCCTCTGGCCCTACGCCGTGCTCAACGACCCGGAGAACCCGACCGTGCAGCTGTCGCTGCGGGCCCTCTCCGACGGCTACTACCAGGACATGTCGCAGGTGTTCACCGGCACGGCCATCGCCACGCTGCCGCTGCTGCTGGTGTTCGTCGTCTTCGGCCGCCAGATCATCGGCGGCATCATGGAAGGTGCGGTGAAGGCATGA